From one Chloroflexota bacterium genomic stretch:
- the lysS gene encoding lysine--tRNA ligase gives MAEHVEGGDLSAARLRKLDAIRELGVDPFPRKFERTHQSADLVADFERFEGHEVRVAGRIVGAIRHMGKAGFANILDGGGRIQIHFRRDSLGEAGFALYRELDVGDFIGVHGVPFRTKTGEPTIEARSLTFLAKAIRPLPEKWHGLTDVEKRHRQRYLDLIANQEVRNVFAARTRIVRSVRRFLDDRGFLEVETPMMQAVASGAAARPFTTFSNALDQELYLRIAIELFLKRCIVGGIERVYEIGRIFRNEGLSYKHNPEFTMLELYQAYADYEAIMELVEQLVSHVALDVMGTTSLEWKGEPIELAPPWPRRRLQELILEYAGVDYLEYPDDEMLRSAASRAGLEVDRSWNRAKVIDELSTVFVEPRLVQPTFVVDYPVETTPLAKRRPSQPDEVERFEAYIGGMEIANAFSELNDPVEQRRRFDEQVAQRAAGDEEAQALDEDFLVAVEHGMPPTGGLGIGIDRLVMVLTNQPSIRDVILFPQLRSRDTR, from the coding sequence GTGGCGGAGCACGTAGAGGGCGGTGACCTGAGTGCCGCGCGGCTCCGCAAGCTCGACGCCATCCGCGAACTCGGCGTCGACCCCTTCCCCCGCAAATTCGAGCGAACCCACCAGTCCGCCGACCTTGTCGCCGATTTCGAGCGATTCGAGGGCCACGAGGTCCGCGTGGCCGGCCGGATCGTCGGCGCGATCCGGCACATGGGGAAGGCGGGCTTTGCCAACATTCTCGACGGTGGCGGTCGAATCCAAATCCACTTTCGGCGCGACTCCCTCGGCGAGGCCGGGTTCGCCCTCTACCGCGAGCTGGACGTTGGCGACTTCATCGGCGTCCACGGCGTGCCCTTCCGCACGAAGACGGGCGAGCCCACGATCGAGGCCCGCTCTCTCACCTTCCTGGCAAAGGCGATCAGGCCGCTGCCCGAAAAGTGGCACGGCCTCACCGACGTCGAGAAGCGCCATCGCCAGCGCTACCTCGACCTCATCGCCAACCAAGAGGTGCGGAACGTCTTCGCCGCCCGTACGCGGATCGTGCGCTCAGTGCGTCGATTTCTCGACGACCGCGGCTTCCTGGAGGTCGAGACGCCCATGATGCAGGCGGTGGCGTCGGGCGCCGCGGCGCGGCCCTTCACGACGTTCTCGAACGCGCTCGATCAGGAGCTGTATCTGCGCATCGCCATCGAGCTGTTCCTGAAGCGCTGCATCGTCGGTGGCATCGAGCGCGTGTATGAAATCGGCCGCATCTTCCGCAACGAGGGGCTGAGCTACAAGCACAACCCCGAGTTCACCATGCTCGAGCTGTACCAGGCCTACGCTGACTATGAAGCGATCATGGAGCTGGTCGAGCAGCTCGTGTCCCACGTGGCCCTCGACGTGATGGGCACCACGAGCCTCGAGTGGAAGGGCGAGCCCATCGAGCTGGCCCCGCCATGGCCGCGCCGTCGTCTCCAGGAGCTGATCCTGGAGTACGCGGGCGTGGACTACCTCGAGTATCCGGACGACGAGATGTTGCGCTCGGCGGCTTCCCGGGCGGGGCTCGAAGTCGATCGATCGTGGAATCGGGCGAAGGTTATTGACGAGCTGTCGACCGTATTCGTGGAGCCGCGCCTGGTCCAGCCCACCTTCGTGGTCGACTATCCCGTTGAGACGACGCCGCTCGCAAAGCGGCGCCCGAGCCAGCCGGATGAGGTCGAGCGGTTCGAGGCGTACATCGGCGGCATGGAGATCGCGAACGCCTTCTCCGAGCTGAACGATCCCGTGGAGCAGCGTCGGCGCTTCGACGAGCAGGTCGCCCAGCGTGCGGCGGGGGACGAGGAGGCGCAGGCGCTGGACGAGGACTTCCTGGTGGCGGTGGAGCACGGGATGCCCCCGACCGGCGGTCTAGGAATCGGCATCGATCGGCTGGTCATGGTGCTCACGAATCAGCCGTCCATCCGCGACGTCATCCTCTTTCCCCAGCTCCGATCTCGGGACACGCGATGA
- a CDS encoding glycine--tRNA ligase codes for MRQSTYELTDTAKVVSLAKRRGFVFPSSEIYGGFANSWDYGPLGVLLKENVKAAWMRAMVQERDDIVALDSSIILHPRVWEASGHVTHFTDPLVDCRGCGKRWRLDELADGRCPECGGEVTEARQFNLMFKTYVGPVENDAAVAYLRPETAQGIFINFKLVQTALRMRPPFGIAQIGKSFRNEITPGNFIYRTREFEQMEMEFFVMPGTSDEWLDYWVSERKAWYERHGIRSENLRLRAHETEELAHYSRGTYDIEFKYPFGWGELEGIANRGDYDLSQHEEYSGEDLRYYDEETKRHVRPEVIEPAAGASRATMAFLLDAYDEEPDGDEMRVVLRFHPSIAPYKAAVLPLQRKPDLINLAKSIRATIRKRFMTAYDETGSIGRRYRRQDEIGTPFCVTPDFQSLEDGTVTVRDRDSMTQERIAIADIVPWLDQHMATD; via the coding sequence TTGCGTCAGAGCACCTACGAGCTAACGGATACGGCAAAGGTCGTCTCCCTCGCCAAGCGGCGGGGCTTCGTGTTCCCGTCGAGCGAGATCTATGGCGGTTTCGCGAACTCATGGGACTATGGACCCCTGGGCGTCCTCTTGAAAGAGAACGTGAAGGCGGCCTGGATGCGAGCCATGGTCCAGGAGCGCGACGACATCGTGGCGCTCGATTCCTCGATCATCCTGCACCCGCGCGTGTGGGAAGCATCGGGGCACGTGACCCACTTTACGGATCCCCTCGTCGACTGCCGCGGGTGCGGCAAGCGGTGGCGGCTTGACGAGCTGGCCGACGGCCGCTGCCCGGAATGCGGCGGCGAGGTCACCGAAGCCCGCCAGTTCAATCTGATGTTCAAAACCTACGTCGGACCGGTCGAGAACGACGCCGCGGTGGCGTATCTGCGGCCCGAGACCGCCCAGGGGATCTTCATCAACTTCAAGCTTGTGCAGACGGCGCTGCGGATGCGGCCGCCTTTTGGCATCGCCCAGATCGGCAAGTCGTTCCGGAACGAGATCACGCCGGGCAATTTCATCTATCGGACGCGCGAGTTCGAGCAGATGGAGATGGAGTTCTTCGTCATGCCCGGAACCTCGGACGAGTGGCTGGACTACTGGGTGTCCGAGCGGAAAGCCTGGTACGAGCGTCATGGCATCCGCTCGGAAAATCTGCGCCTGCGCGCTCACGAAACCGAGGAGCTGGCCCACTACTCCCGGGGCACGTACGACATCGAGTTCAAGTATCCCTTTGGTTGGGGGGAGCTGGAGGGGATCGCCAATCGCGGCGACTACGACTTGAGCCAGCACGAGGAATACAGCGGCGAGGATCTCCGCTACTACGACGAAGAAACCAAGCGGCACGTCCGACCGGAGGTCATCGAGCCCGCCGCCGGCGCCAGCCGCGCGACAATGGCGTTCCTCCTGGACGCCTACGACGAGGAGCCCGACGGGGATGAGATGCGCGTCGTCCTGCGCTTTCACCCGTCCATCGCGCCCTACAAGGCCGCCGTGCTGCCGCTGCAGCGGAAGCCGGACCTCATCAACCTGGCGAAGTCCATTCGCGCCACAATTCGCAAGCGCTTTATGACAGCGTATGATGAGACAGGGTCTATCGGACGGCGCTACCGTCGGCAAGACGAAATCGGGACGCCCTTTTGCGTCACACCGGACTTTCAATCGCTCGAGGACGGGACCGTGACGGTTCGGGACCGCGACAGCATGACACAGGAGCGCATCGCCATCGCCGACATCGTTCCCTGGCTTGACCAGCACATGGCCACTGACTGA
- the ppdK gene encoding pyruvate, phosphate dikinase — protein METPAPAAARDQQRVTTKKWVYLFEEGSASMRSLLGGKGAGCAEMTRADLPVPPGFTITTEACNAFYASGKKFPAGMWDQTLDALKVIEQKTGKRLGDAANPLLVSVRSGAAFSMPGMMDTVLNLGLNDETVLGLARLTDNPRFAQDAYRRFIQLYGRIVMGISASIFEEILEQAKHVRGAQADTDLDAAALAQVVERFKHAVRREAGKDFPSDPMDQLQLAIAAVFESWMGDRAVVYREANKIPHDLGTAVNVQTMVFGNMGNDSGTGVAFTRNPSTGERALYGDFLVNAQGEDVVAGIRTPMPIAEMPRVLPEIYRQFTEITDRLEKHYRDVQDVEFTVERGRLFMLQTRTAQRTAAAAVRIAADMVHEGLISKDEALLRVQPDHVVQLLLPRFDPAAKERAVQDGRLLTVGISASPGAAYGKAIFDPDRADQLGHAGEKVILVRPETSPDDVHGMIPAQGVLTSRGGKTSHAAVVARGMGKPAVVGAESISVDLNGRSMTVGDRTLHEEDWISIDGATGEVFAGEIESIPPNIEDQRELLEVLSWADERRRLQIWANGDYPRDAQRAREFGAQGIGLCRTEHMFMEQERLPIVQRMILAAPQAARLRIESENLREQIAEAPDGRRPDLERRLTALEAELGPARDEFEEALSQLLPIQREDFKGILRAMEGLPVVIRLLDPPLHEFLPRHEDLLLEVDRLRREDPQAGELERKEMLLSAVESLREANPMLGLRGCRLGLMFPGINEMQVRAIFEAACELKREGVDARPEIMIPLVGHVNELNRVRGQLEETARRVMDEQGVNVAYKFGTMIEVPRAALTADEIAQSAEFFSFGTNDLTQMTFAFSRDDAEGKFLARYLQEKILPENPFQTLDRSGVGKLVQLAVDAGRQQRPDLEIGVCGEHGGDPASIAFFNSAGLNYVSCSPFRVPVARLAAAQAQLSGEYSAK, from the coding sequence ATGGAGACACCAGCCCCGGCAGCCGCGCGCGACCAACAGCGCGTGACCACGAAGAAGTGGGTCTACCTCTTCGAGGAGGGCAGTGCGTCGATGCGCTCCCTCCTTGGGGGCAAGGGCGCAGGGTGCGCGGAGATGACCCGAGCGGATCTGCCCGTGCCTCCCGGCTTCACGATCACGACGGAAGCGTGCAACGCCTTCTACGCCAGCGGGAAGAAGTTCCCCGCAGGCATGTGGGACCAGACGCTCGACGCCCTGAAAGTCATCGAGCAGAAGACGGGAAAGCGCCTCGGCGACGCCGCAAACCCCCTGCTCGTGTCCGTGCGCTCCGGCGCCGCGTTCTCCATGCCCGGCATGATGGACACCGTGCTCAACCTGGGGCTCAACGACGAGACCGTCCTGGGCCTGGCGCGCCTCACCGACAACCCGCGCTTCGCCCAGGACGCCTACCGCCGTTTCATCCAGCTCTATGGACGCATCGTGATGGGGATCTCCGCCTCGATCTTCGAGGAGATCCTCGAACAGGCCAAGCACGTGCGCGGAGCGCAGGCGGACACCGACCTGGACGCGGCCGCCCTCGCACAGGTCGTCGAGCGTTTCAAGCACGCCGTCCGCCGCGAGGCTGGCAAAGACTTCCCATCCGACCCGATGGACCAGCTCCAGCTCGCCATCGCGGCCGTGTTCGAGTCCTGGATGGGCGATCGGGCAGTCGTCTACCGCGAGGCCAACAAGATCCCCCACGACCTCGGAACCGCCGTGAACGTGCAGACGATGGTGTTCGGGAACATGGGGAACGATTCGGGGACCGGCGTCGCCTTCACGCGGAACCCGTCCACGGGCGAGCGCGCCCTCTACGGCGACTTCCTGGTGAACGCGCAGGGCGAGGACGTCGTCGCGGGTATTCGCACGCCCATGCCGATCGCGGAGATGCCGCGCGTGCTGCCGGAGATCTATCGGCAGTTCACCGAGATCACCGACCGCCTCGAGAAACATTACCGCGACGTGCAAGACGTCGAGTTCACGGTGGAGCGCGGACGGCTCTTCATGCTGCAGACGCGCACCGCGCAACGCACGGCCGCGGCCGCCGTCCGAATCGCCGCCGATATGGTGCACGAGGGCCTCATCAGCAAAGACGAGGCGCTGCTTCGGGTGCAGCCCGACCACGTCGTCCAGCTTCTACTCCCGCGCTTCGACCCCGCCGCCAAGGAGCGAGCGGTTCAGGACGGCCGTCTGCTGACTGTCGGGATCTCGGCGTCTCCCGGCGCGGCATACGGGAAGGCGATCTTCGACCCGGATCGCGCCGATCAGCTCGGCCACGCCGGCGAGAAGGTCATCCTGGTGCGGCCGGAGACCTCGCCCGACGACGTCCACGGCATGATCCCCGCCCAGGGCGTGCTCACCTCACGCGGCGGCAAGACGAGCCACGCGGCCGTCGTGGCGCGCGGCATGGGCAAGCCGGCCGTCGTCGGCGCGGAGTCCATCAGCGTGGACCTCAACGGGCGGTCGATGACCGTCGGGGACCGAACGCTGCATGAGGAGGACTGGATCTCCATCGACGGCGCGACCGGCGAGGTGTTCGCGGGCGAGATCGAGAGCATCCCGCCGAACATCGAGGACCAGCGCGAGCTGCTGGAGGTGCTCTCCTGGGCGGACGAGCGTCGCCGCCTGCAGATTTGGGCGAACGGCGACTATCCCCGGGATGCACAGCGGGCGCGGGAGTTCGGCGCGCAGGGAATCGGCCTGTGCCGAACCGAGCACATGTTTATGGAGCAGGAGCGCCTCCCCATCGTCCAGAGGATGATCCTTGCCGCGCCCCAGGCCGCGCGCCTGCGAATCGAATCGGAGAATCTGCGCGAGCAGATCGCCGAGGCGCCAGACGGCCGCCGCCCCGACCTCGAGCGGCGGCTGACGGCTCTCGAGGCGGAGCTGGGGCCCGCGCGCGATGAGTTCGAGGAGGCCCTGAGCCAGCTCCTCCCGATCCAACGAGAGGACTTCAAGGGCATCCTCCGGGCGATGGAAGGCCTCCCCGTGGTCATTCGCCTTCTCGATCCTCCACTCCACGAGTTTCTGCCGCGCCACGAAGACCTCCTCCTCGAGGTCGATCGGCTGCGCCGCGAAGATCCGCAGGCCGGCGAGCTGGAGCGCAAGGAGATGCTCCTCAGCGCCGTCGAATCCCTCCGCGAGGCGAACCCGATGCTCGGACTTCGCGGCTGCCGACTCGGGCTGATGTTTCCCGGCATCAACGAGATGCAGGTGCGCGCCATCTTCGAGGCGGCGTGTGAGTTGAAGCGGGAGGGCGTGGACGCGCGACCAGAGATCATGATCCCACTCGTGGGCCACGTCAACGAGCTGAACCGTGTCCGCGGGCAGCTAGAGGAGACGGCCCGACGCGTCATGGACGAGCAGGGCGTGAACGTCGCCTACAAGTTCGGCACGATGATCGAAGTCCCGCGCGCGGCTCTCACCGCGGATGAGATCGCGCAGTCGGCCGAGTTCTTCAGCTTCGGGACCAACGACCTGACCCAGATGACGTTCGCCTTTTCGCGCGACGACGCGGAGGGGAAGTTCCTCGCGCGCTACCTGCAGGAAAAGATCCTGCCGGAAAACCCGTTCCAGACCCTGGATCGGTCAGGCGTGGGAAAGCTCGTGCAGCTCGCCGTGGACGCCGGGCGGCAGCAGCGTCCCGACCTGGAGATCGGCGTGTGCGGGGAGCACGGCGGAGACCCGGCGTCCATCGCGTTCTTCAACAGCGCTGGCCTGAACTACGTGAGCTGCTCCCCGTTCCGGGTGCCCGTCGCACGACTCGCGGCCGCTCAGGCACAGCTCTCCGGCGAGTATTCGGCCAAGTAG
- the dnaG gene encoding DNA primase: protein MESSPVEQVRAGVDIVDLVGQYVSLKKAGRTFKALCPFHSEKTPSFVVFPDTGHWHCFGCGEGGDVFSFLMKIENLTFPEALRRLADRIGIVITHAREGGKQHNANERLYAANEAAAIYFHGLLLGSSAAREYVAKRGITADTIQSFLLGLAPQGTNRLHDHLRRQGFTTEELSAAGLLYEPDEGPPRDRYHHRLMFPIRDIEGRIVSFGARGLTSDAVPKYLNGPQTELFDKSAVLFGLHAGASAIRKERQAVIVEGYVDVVIAHQAGFQNVVATLGTSITERHLRQLARLAPSICLALDPDAAGESAVLRSAEVGRAALADAAVPVPTWRGLVRYQAGSRATISVAVLPDGKDPDELVLENPDRWRAAIASARPLVDHAIDHIAARHDLATARGKSEAAEALVPLLQAVVDPIEQAHYVELAAHQLHVDSAALITRVRSAGRDPRRLSSSRALSAGRALQPSAAPRATDQHYAIALFVAAIQRGFGIPDIDPDDFRDPAARALVLRMLELTSRESLGGEWRPDLLEITDDPWLDEPIQRVRAATEEIERLTDAQVQALCGAIGGQLRAARLAAELPELSILAQEAEPDQLAQIKARIGQISNELVALRRALPADTIGPSALGRIPPLVPPRFRAVDLALAGPPASPPSPASSPEAPEPPPA from the coding sequence ATGGAATCGTCTCCCGTCGAGCAGGTGCGCGCAGGGGTCGACATCGTCGACCTTGTGGGGCAGTACGTTTCCCTCAAGAAGGCCGGGCGGACGTTCAAGGCGCTGTGTCCGTTTCATTCGGAGAAGACGCCGTCATTCGTCGTGTTTCCCGACACCGGACACTGGCACTGCTTCGGATGTGGGGAGGGCGGGGACGTGTTCTCGTTCCTCATGAAGATCGAGAACCTGACCTTCCCCGAAGCGCTTCGCCGCCTCGCCGACCGAATCGGGATCGTCATCACACACGCGCGGGAGGGCGGCAAGCAGCACAATGCGAACGAGCGACTCTACGCAGCGAACGAGGCCGCGGCCATCTACTTTCACGGCCTCCTCCTCGGCTCGTCGGCCGCGCGGGAATACGTCGCCAAGCGCGGCATCACCGCCGACACGATCCAGTCGTTCCTCCTCGGCCTGGCGCCCCAGGGCACGAACCGCCTTCACGACCACCTCCGCCGCCAGGGCTTCACCACCGAAGAGCTGAGCGCCGCCGGCCTCCTCTACGAGCCAGACGAGGGCCCCCCGCGCGATCGCTACCACCATCGCCTGATGTTCCCCATTCGCGACATCGAAGGACGCATCGTGAGCTTCGGCGCGCGAGGGCTGACGTCGGACGCCGTGCCGAAGTACCTGAACGGCCCGCAGACGGAGCTATTCGACAAGAGCGCCGTGCTCTTCGGCCTCCACGCTGGCGCCTCGGCGATCCGCAAAGAGCGGCAGGCTGTCATCGTCGAGGGATACGTCGACGTCGTGATCGCGCACCAGGCCGGCTTTCAGAACGTCGTCGCCACGCTGGGGACGTCCATCACCGAGCGCCACCTGCGCCAGCTCGCGCGGCTGGCGCCATCCATTTGCCTTGCCCTCGACCCGGACGCGGCTGGTGAGTCGGCCGTCCTCCGCAGCGCCGAGGTTGGGCGGGCAGCCCTCGCCGACGCGGCCGTGCCGGTTCCCACGTGGCGCGGGCTGGTCCGGTACCAAGCCGGCTCGCGAGCCACCATCTCGGTCGCGGTCCTGCCCGATGGAAAAGACCCGGACGAGCTTGTTCTGGAAAACCCGGACCGTTGGCGGGCCGCCATCGCGTCCGCCCGCCCGCTGGTCGATCACGCCATCGACCACATCGCGGCGCGTCATGACCTGGCCACCGCGCGGGGAAAATCCGAGGCGGCGGAGGCGCTCGTGCCGCTCCTGCAGGCCGTGGTCGACCCCATCGAGCAGGCCCATTATGTCGAGCTTGCCGCCCATCAACTGCACGTCGATTCCGCGGCCCTGATCACCCGTGTTCGAAGCGCCGGGCGCGATCCGCGGCGCCTCAGCAGCTCCCGCGCGTTGTCGGCGGGACGTGCCCTCCAGCCGTCGGCCGCCCCGCGCGCCACCGACCAGCACTACGCCATCGCCCTCTTTGTCGCCGCGATCCAGCGAGGATTCGGAATCCCGGACATCGACCCCGACGACTTCCGCGATCCAGCCGCGCGCGCCCTCGTGTTGCGAATGCTGGAACTCACATCTCGCGAGAGCCTTGGCGGGGAGTGGCGCCCCGATCTGCTGGAGATCACCGATGACCCGTGGCTCGACGAGCCTATCCAGCGCGTTCGCGCAGCCACCGAAGAGATCGAGCGGCTGACCGACGCGCAGGTCCAGGCGCTCTGCGGCGCCATCGGCGGCCAGCTCCGCGCCGCCCGGCTCGCCGCCGAGCTTCCAGAGCTGTCGATCCTTGCCCAGGAGGCCGAGCCGGACCAGCTGGCGCAGATCAAGGCGCGGATCGGCCAGATCTCGAACGAGCTGGTCGCGCTGCGCCGCGCCCTGCCGGCCGATACTATCGGGCCGAGCGCACTCGGTCGGATTCCGCCCCTCGTTCCGCCCCGCTTTCGCGCCGTCGACCTGGCGCTCGCGGGGCCTCCCGCCTCGCCGCCCTCGCCCGCGTCGTCACCCGAGGCGCCGGAGCCTCCGCCCGCCTGA
- a CDS encoding protein kinase yields MLAQRYRLGRQIGSGGMATVYEGEDTHLSRRVAIKVMHPQYVADDAFVTRFRREALAVAQLKHPGIVDVYDVDHDDARYFIVMEFVEGQSIKELVRDGPLTPERTVDIGIQVGKALESAHLAGVVHRDVKSHNILVSPEGAAKLVDFGIAVAKGAASVTEAGTILGTVQYISPEQARGEPATPSSDIYSLGIVLYEMATGRLPFDGDNPVQIATRHVSDPPIAPAAADPRVPAGLSAAIMHALAKRPEDRPATAGALVRELLLSTDDVCDQPTRVVQPISRPAARPEAPPPRIERGLPSPRPALPATTPRRSSAWPILALAFFALALVLGLIPLWSAVLRGA; encoded by the coding sequence ATGCTTGCGCAGCGGTATCGGCTCGGTCGCCAGATCGGGTCGGGCGGGATGGCGACTGTCTACGAAGGGGAGGACACCCACCTCAGTCGCCGCGTGGCCATCAAGGTCATGCACCCCCAGTACGTCGCGGACGATGCGTTCGTGACGCGCTTCCGACGGGAGGCGCTCGCCGTCGCGCAGCTCAAGCACCCCGGCATCGTCGACGTGTACGACGTCGACCACGACGACGCGCGTTACTTCATCGTCATGGAGTTCGTGGAGGGTCAGTCAATCAAAGAACTCGTCCGCGACGGACCGCTCACGCCCGAACGGACGGTGGACATCGGGATTCAGGTGGGCAAGGCGCTGGAATCCGCGCACCTTGCCGGCGTCGTCCACCGAGACGTGAAGTCCCACAACATCCTCGTCTCGCCGGAGGGCGCGGCGAAGCTGGTGGATTTCGGCATCGCAGTCGCCAAGGGAGCCGCGTCGGTGACGGAGGCCGGCACCATACTCGGCACCGTGCAGTACATATCGCCGGAGCAGGCCCGGGGCGAGCCCGCGACGCCGTCGAGCGATATCTACTCCCTCGGCATCGTGCTCTACGAGATGGCGACGGGCAGGCTGCCTTTCGACGGCGACAACCCGGTTCAAATCGCGACGCGGCACGTGTCGGACCCACCAATCGCGCCGGCCGCCGCGGATCCTCGGGTCCCCGCAGGGCTCTCGGCCGCGATCATGCACGCGCTGGCAAAGCGGCCAGAGGATCGACCCGCCACGGCGGGAGCGCTCGTCCGCGAGCTGCTCCTCTCAACAGACGACGTGTGCGATCAGCCCACCCGCGTCGTCCAGCCGATCTCCCGCCCCGCTGCCCGGCCAGAGGCCCCGCCACCGCGCATCGAGCGGGGGTTGCCCTCCCCGCGACCAGCGCTCCCAGCGACCACGCCGCGGCGGTCGTCGGCATGGCCGATTCTCGCGCTTGCATTCTTCGCGCTCGCGCTCGTGCTGGGGCTCATCCCGCTCTGGAGCGCTGTTCTGCGCGGCGCGTAG
- a CDS encoding gamma carbonic anhydrase family protein, giving the protein MPVHAYRGVMPTIGRRVFIADGAHIIGHVTLADDVNIWFNAVLRGDIQPITVGARTNIQDNCTVHVDYAHPAVIGEDVTIGHGVTVHGCTIERQVLVGMNAVLLTGCTIGWGSIVGANALVTEGKVIPPRSLVLGSPGRVVRTVSDAELAELLESADGYVREAATYMGALTPQ; this is encoded by the coding sequence ATGCCAGTTCACGCCTATCGCGGCGTCATGCCGACGATCGGTCGACGGGTATTCATCGCCGACGGTGCGCACATCATTGGACACGTCACACTCGCCGACGACGTCAACATTTGGTTTAACGCGGTGCTTCGCGGCGATATCCAGCCGATCACGGTCGGAGCGCGAACGAACATCCAGGACAATTGCACGGTTCACGTCGACTACGCGCACCCGGCTGTGATCGGCGAAGACGTGACCATCGGGCATGGCGTCACCGTCCATGGATGCACGATAGAACGCCAGGTCCTCGTCGGGATGAACGCGGTGCTTCTGACCGGATGCACCATCGGCTGGGGAAGCATCGTCGGCGCGAACGCGCTGGTCACGGAAGGGAAGGTCATCCCTCCCCGCTCCCTCGTGCTGGGTAGCCCCGGACGCGTCGTCCGGACGGTGTCCGACGCGGAGCTGGCCGAACTGCTGGAGAGCGCCGACGGCTACGTGCGCGAGGCGGCCACGTACATGGGAGCGTTGACGCCCCAATGA
- a CDS encoding DNA-3-methyladenine glycosylase, translating to MTDPAAPAAVNSSVLEPLPRAFYVRDTVEVARDLLGRYLAFQPPGQSPMIGRLVEVEAYLGERDLASHASHGHTRRTAPMYEEAGHAYIYLVYGMYWCLNAVTGAVGSPCAVLIRAVEPVEGLIQATDGPGKLCRAYGLDGRWNRADLTSSELRITAGCPVEATAIGTSPRIGVAYAGAWAREPLRFFDRTSRHVSRTQRSALRVNGSDRSS from the coding sequence ATGACCGACCCCGCCGCGCCGGCCGCGGTGAATTCGAGCGTCCTGGAGCCGCTGCCCCGTGCCTTTTACGTACGCGACACCGTCGAGGTCGCGCGCGATCTTCTCGGCCGGTACCTGGCGTTCCAGCCGCCCGGGCAAAGCCCGATGATCGGGCGGCTCGTCGAGGTCGAAGCATACCTTGGGGAACGGGACCTCGCCTCTCACGCATCGCATGGCCACACGCGGCGCACGGCGCCAATGTACGAGGAAGCGGGCCACGCATACATCTATCTCGTCTACGGGATGTACTGGTGCCTCAACGCCGTGACTGGGGCGGTGGGTTCCCCGTGCGCGGTTCTGATCCGCGCCGTCGAGCCGGTGGAAGGGCTCATCCAGGCTACGGACGGCCCCGGCAAGCTCTGTCGGGCCTACGGGCTGGACGGCCGATGGAATCGCGCGGACCTGACGTCCAGCGAGCTGCGCATCACGGCGGGGTGCCCGGTCGAAGCCACCGCGATCGGGACGTCACCCAGGATCGGCGTCGCCTACGCCGGAGCCTGGGCCCGCGAGCCGCTGCGTTTCTTTGACCGCACGAGCCGGCACGTGTCGCGGACGCAGCGCTCGGCCCTCCGCGTCAACGGGTCAGACCGTTCGTCTTGA
- a CDS encoding ABC transporter substrate-binding protein, whose amino-acid sequence MGTRRLAVLLAFIVATGLVACSRPAAPSGGKPTVRIGSTNFPEQLVLAELYGQVLEANGYSVERHLNLGTREIVAPALESGQIDMYPEYLATYLTFVTKDPSKASSDPAATQRALQDALQPKGITVLNYAPAVDTNGLVVTSNTATRDNISRVSDLVRFNDQFVLGGPPECPDRPFCLPGFASTYGLRFKEFKALDAGGPLTVTALKDSQVDVAVLFTTDARIQTEGFVLLEDDKHLQLADNVAPVVRNDLLSKASADFKDLVNAVSAKVTTQELTGLNKQVGVDKKDAKDVAAAWLKTNGLTR is encoded by the coding sequence ATGGGAACGAGGCGCCTCGCTGTCCTCCTCGCCTTCATCGTCGCCACCGGCCTGGTTGCCTGTTCGCGGCCTGCGGCGCCGAGCGGCGGAAAGCCGACCGTTCGCATCGGCTCGACGAATTTTCCCGAGCAGCTTGTGCTCGCGGAGCTATACGGCCAGGTACTGGAAGCCAATGGATATTCGGTCGAGCGGCACCTGAACCTCGGGACGCGCGAGATCGTCGCGCCAGCTCTCGAATCGGGTCAGATCGACATGTACCCCGAATACCTGGCGACGTACCTCACGTTCGTCACGAAAGATCCATCGAAGGCTTCTTCGGATCCGGCGGCGACGCAGCGAGCCCTGCAGGACGCCCTGCAGCCCAAGGGGATCACGGTGTTGAACTACGCGCCCGCTGTTGACACCAACGGGCTCGTCGTCACATCCAATACCGCCACGCGAGACAATATCTCGCGTGTGAGCGATCTCGTCCGGTTCAACGACCAGTTCGTGCTGGGCGGTCCGCCGGAATGTCCCGACCGCCCGTTTTGCCTCCCCGGATTTGCCAGCACCTACGGCCTCCGCTTCAAGGAGTTCAAGGCCCTCGACGCTGGAGGTCCCCTAACGGTCACCGCGCTGAAGGACAGTCAGGTCGACGTCGCCGTCCTCTTCACGACCGACGCCCGAATTCAGACGGAGGGCTTTGTCTTGCTGGAAGACGACAAGCACCTCCAGCTCGCGGACAACGTGGCGCCCGTCGTCCGAAACGATCTTCTCAGCAAGGCTTCCGCGGATTTCAAAGATCTCGTCAACGCGGTGAGCGCCAAAGTCACCACGCAGGAGCTGACGGGTCTGAACAAGCAGGTCGGCGTGGACAAGAAAGATGCGAAGGACGTCGCCGCTGCCTGGCTCAAGACGAACGGTCTGACCCGTTGA